A genomic stretch from Desulfotignum balticum DSM 7044 includes:
- a CDS encoding TRAP transporter small permease, with amino-acid sequence MRVISQALNKFSDLLKLIGAVALTAMMMLTVVDVIGRFFKSPIFGSVELVGFLATIIVAAALPYTYKMDGHVGVEILVRLLPEKTQVGIDILTRTLTFVLFLLITWQMFLYAEDIQHTGEVSMNLEFPIYYIVYLLSFGLLIFTVMIVEMIFQDIQKLRKLSEK; translated from the coding sequence ATGCGTGTTATTTCCCAGGCGTTGAACAAATTTTCCGATTTGCTGAAACTGATCGGTGCCGTCGCCCTCACCGCCATGATGATGTTGACGGTGGTGGATGTCATCGGCCGATTTTTCAAATCTCCGATTTTCGGCTCCGTGGAACTGGTGGGATTTCTGGCAACCATTATTGTGGCTGCGGCCCTGCCCTATACTTACAAAATGGACGGCCATGTGGGGGTGGAAATCCTGGTTCGGCTGCTGCCTGAAAAGACCCAGGTCGGGATCGATATTCTCACCCGGACCCTGACATTTGTCCTGTTTCTTCTGATCACCTGGCAGATGTTCCTGTATGCCGAAGATATCCAGCATACGGGTGAAGTATCCATGAACCTGGAATTCCCCATTTATTACATTGTTTACCTGCTGTCGTTCGGCCTGCTGATTTTTACAGTGATGATAGTAGAAATGATTTTTCAAGACATCCAAAAATTACGAAAGTTGAGTGAGAAATGA
- a CDS encoding TRAP transporter large permease, which yields MSPTLIGIIGILIMLLMFLTRMPVAFVMATVGFVGFSIVISTDAGLVLLSRNIYETFDSYDLTTIPLFILMGQLGFNSGISKRLYNAGYKFLGNIRGGLAMATVTACTAFGAVCGSSPATAATMATVGLPEMKRYNYNDELATGCVASGGGIGMIMPPSVVLIIYGILTEQSIGALFVAGIFPALLVTLLFILCIYIRCRISPEQGPKGERFSWPQKLRSLLGLIETLIVFVLVIGGIFIGLFTPTEAAAIGAFGVLLIALVRRQITWEGFVKSLMETLRTSCMVLMLIAGAVIFGKFLAVTRIPFEIAGWVSGLEISPVLVLGVILMIYFFGGCFMDALAFVTLTVPIFFPVVMELGYDPIWFGIIIVMVTEMGVITPPVGINVYVVYGVAKNVLDEGVPLEKIFKGIFPFLIAVIVGVLILIIFPQIIMFLPNLMY from the coding sequence ATGAGCCCGACACTTATTGGCATTATCGGTATCCTGATCATGCTCCTCATGTTTCTGACACGGATGCCCGTGGCCTTTGTCATGGCCACCGTGGGCTTTGTGGGATTTTCCATTGTGATCAGCACGGATGCCGGTCTGGTCCTGTTGTCCAGAAACATTTATGAAACCTTTGATTCCTATGATCTGACCACCATCCCGCTGTTCATTCTCATGGGGCAGCTGGGGTTCAACTCCGGTATCAGCAAGCGGCTCTATAATGCGGGTTACAAATTCCTAGGCAATATCCGGGGAGGACTTGCCATGGCAACCGTGACTGCATGTACGGCATTTGGTGCGGTTTGCGGCTCCAGTCCAGCCACTGCCGCCACCATGGCCACCGTGGGGCTGCCGGAGATGAAACGGTATAACTATAACGACGAACTGGCCACGGGATGCGTGGCATCCGGCGGTGGTATCGGCATGATCATGCCCCCGTCCGTGGTGCTGATTATTTACGGCATTCTCACGGAACAATCCATCGGGGCTTTGTTTGTGGCCGGGATCTTTCCCGCCCTGCTGGTGACACTCTTGTTCATCCTCTGCATCTACATCCGCTGTCGTATCTCACCGGAACAGGGCCCTAAAGGCGAACGCTTTTCCTGGCCCCAAAAACTGAGATCCCTGCTGGGATTGATCGAAACCCTGATTGTATTCGTCCTGGTCATCGGCGGTATTTTCATCGGGCTGTTCACGCCCACGGAAGCGGCGGCCATTGGTGCCTTCGGTGTGCTGCTCATCGCGTTGGTCCGGCGCCAGATCACCTGGGAAGGGTTTGTCAAATCTTTGATGGAAACCCTGCGGACCTCCTGCATGGTGCTCATGCTCATTGCCGGTGCCGTAATTTTCGGCAAATTTCTGGCCGTCACACGCATCCCCTTTGAGATCGCCGGCTGGGTGTCCGGCCTGGAAATATCACCGGTACTGGTTCTGGGCGTGATCCTTATGATCTATTTTTTCGGCGGCTGCTTCATGGATGCTCTGGCTTTTGTCACTTTGACCGTTCCCATTTTCTTTCCCGTGGTGATGGAGCTGGGATATGATCCTATCTGGTTCGGTATCATCATTGTGATGGTCACGGAAATGGGGGTGATCACCCCGCCGGTAGGCATCAATGTGTATGTGGTCTACGGGGTGGCAAAAAATGTCCTGGATGAAGGGGTTCCTCTGGAAAAAATCTTCAAAGGCATTTTCCCTTTTCTCATCGCCGTTATCGTGGGTGTGCTGATCCTGATTATTTTCCCGCAGATCATCATGTTTTTGCCAAATCTCATGTACTGA
- a CDS encoding BamA/OMP85 family outer membrane protein, with protein MTVSRVMLCLWLIPAMTGWIVSVHAETTRPVIEKIDVDIQGGTRERQAKLLSMAVGMIQLQPGDRLDAGALNTTLSLLKQSGQFSAIHVPDPDLDAKSISLIFQLTPVVQVKRIKVTGAFPVFSQSIVRATDYRIGGPFFEDQVKKNIRAMESVMKEKGYVDAQVHIRTETAGNLEKNVFIDVEKNVPLRTVDIEIHGNRTFSDTRLKMRMKSYQLPLFFWSKGSKTVSSEVAADVKELLSFYRKKGFVDATVTSDLHTDLEQKISRLTIHIEEGPKYRVSFSGNREFSDRTLKKDLTLWSKGNRNDFGLKRSIKAIRERYEKAGYRDCEVDFTAKSGTQGQKPVRDIEILLHENTRYLVDTTLIKGVNALDEKSLSSHLNTRGKSLFYDGPLVENMPESDRQTLENIYKSQGFENTRVTADVTWKEQEDKNQNVADVVFDVTEGYRKQVTKVVFEGIPKGIDPAVFHQTIKTRENEFFLPSRVDEDRIEILTLLGEHGYIYSEVTPRVVSDGKDCKVVFQVTPDQMATVGGVWVFGNFDTKEDVILRHNTLEQGDPVSLDGFLTLQNDVRDLQCLDRVNFKAIGVQEKLDQVFFTAEVEEKNPYFLETSIGYDTSKDAYLAVSAGDRNWLGTNRRLYLNAEVSGIGYDAVLGVTDYDFLARRVYSDANIYMSEEELKNQNFGTRKYGSSLMFEKPVTQHLTLGTRFGLESREQYPTGNNTGTDPEIYAARGILSATPFVTWSSVDSYARPTRGFYFNASAGYTRDMFEDLDNFMKYQANAKYYYQPFSRLVLAFQAMYGTLQNFSSDALLPDDQLFFLGGISDVRGVGENELVVDAFGDPVGGKTQIAGSIEARIDLGGNLELPIFVDAGTLQDTPRAGRNEGVKYTIGSGLRYMTPVGPVGLLYGYRLNPETGEDSGRLHFSIGYTF; from the coding sequence ATGACCGTCAGCCGGGTGATGCTGTGTTTATGGTTGATCCCGGCAATGACCGGATGGATCGTTTCAGTCCATGCTGAAACAACCCGCCCCGTCATTGAAAAAATTGATGTAGACATACAGGGCGGGACACGGGAACGGCAGGCGAAATTGCTCTCTATGGCCGTCGGGATGATTCAGTTGCAACCCGGAGACCGGTTGGATGCCGGAGCCTTGAACACCACGCTTTCACTCTTGAAACAATCCGGACAGTTCAGCGCCATTCACGTACCGGATCCGGACCTGGATGCAAAATCCATTTCCCTGATTTTTCAGTTGACTCCCGTGGTGCAGGTGAAACGCATCAAGGTGACCGGGGCGTTCCCTGTTTTCAGTCAGTCCATTGTCCGGGCCACGGATTACAGGATCGGAGGGCCGTTTTTTGAGGATCAGGTAAAGAAAAATATCCGGGCCATGGAATCCGTGATGAAGGAAAAAGGGTATGTGGATGCCCAGGTTCATATTCGCACGGAAACAGCGGGAAATCTGGAAAAAAACGTATTCATTGACGTGGAAAAAAATGTGCCCCTCAGGACCGTTGACATTGAGATCCACGGGAACCGGACATTTTCCGATACCCGGTTGAAAATGCGCATGAAATCCTATCAACTGCCGTTGTTTTTCTGGAGCAAAGGCAGCAAAACCGTCTCGTCCGAAGTGGCGGCGGATGTCAAAGAATTGCTGTCGTTTTACCGGAAAAAAGGATTTGTGGATGCCACGGTGACCTCTGACCTGCACACGGATTTGGAACAAAAAATCAGCCGATTGACGATTCACATCGAAGAAGGGCCGAAATACCGGGTGTCTTTTTCTGGAAACAGGGAGTTCAGCGACCGGACCCTGAAAAAGGATCTGACCCTCTGGTCAAAGGGAAACCGAAATGATTTCGGGCTTAAACGCAGCATCAAAGCAATCCGGGAGCGGTATGAAAAAGCCGGTTACAGGGATTGTGAAGTGGATTTCACGGCGAAAAGCGGGACGCAAGGCCAGAAACCGGTGCGGGATATAGAGATCTTGCTACATGAAAACACCCGGTATCTGGTGGACACCACCTTGATCAAAGGGGTGAATGCGTTGGATGAAAAGTCCCTGTCCTCCCATCTCAATACCCGGGGAAAAAGCCTGTTCTATGACGGGCCGCTGGTTGAAAACATGCCGGAGTCGGATCGTCAGACCCTTGAAAATATTTATAAAAGCCAGGGGTTTGAAAATACCCGGGTCACTGCGGATGTGACCTGGAAAGAACAAGAGGATAAAAACCAAAACGTCGCGGATGTGGTGTTTGATGTGACGGAAGGATATCGCAAACAGGTCACAAAGGTTGTTTTTGAAGGGATTCCAAAAGGCATCGACCCGGCCGTGTTTCATCAGACCATCAAAACCCGGGAAAACGAATTTTTTCTGCCCTCCCGGGTGGATGAAGACCGGATTGAGATCCTTACTCTTTTAGGGGAGCACGGGTATATTTATTCGGAAGTCACCCCCCGGGTTGTTTCGGACGGCAAAGACTGCAAAGTGGTTTTCCAGGTGACACCGGATCAGATGGCCACCGTGGGCGGGGTCTGGGTGTTCGGTAATTTTGATACCAAAGAGGACGTTATCCTCCGGCACAATACCCTGGAACAAGGGGATCCTGTCTCTTTGGATGGATTTTTGACCCTTCAAAACGATGTCAGGGATCTCCAGTGCCTGGATCGGGTAAATTTCAAAGCCATCGGGGTTCAGGAAAAACTGGATCAGGTTTTTTTCACAGCGGAAGTGGAAGAAAAAAATCCGTATTTTCTGGAAACCAGCATCGGGTATGATACCTCCAAAGATGCGTATCTTGCCGTGTCCGCCGGTGACCGCAACTGGCTGGGAACCAACCGGAGGCTCTATCTGAATGCTGAAGTGTCCGGCATTGGATATGATGCTGTTCTGGGTGTCACGGATTATGATTTTCTTGCCCGGCGGGTGTACTCGGATGCCAATATCTATATGTCTGAAGAAGAACTCAAAAATCAGAATTTCGGTACCCGAAAATATGGATCTTCCCTGATGTTTGAAAAACCCGTGACCCAACACCTGACTCTGGGAACCCGTTTCGGTCTGGAGTCCAGAGAACAGTATCCCACAGGAAACAACACGGGCACGGATCCTGAAATCTATGCGGCCCGGGGGATTCTTTCCGCCACCCCTTTTGTGACCTGGTCTTCCGTGGATTCTTATGCCCGGCCCACCCGGGGATTTTATTTCAACGCCTCTGCCGGGTACACCCGGGATATGTTTGAGGACCTGGACAATTTCATGAAATACCAGGCAAACGCCAAATATTATTATCAGCCTTTTTCCCGGCTGGTTCTGGCATTTCAGGCCATGTACGGCACGTTGCAGAATTTTTCTTCGGACGCACTTCTGCCCGATGATCAGTTGTTTTTTCTGGGGGGGATTTCAGATGTCCGGGGGGTGGGTGAAAATGAACTCGTCGTGGATGCATTCGGGGATCCTGTGGGGGGAAAAACCCAGATAGCCGGTTCCATCGAGGCCCGGATCGATCTGGGGGGGAACCTGGAACTGCCGATTTTTGTGGATGCCGGCACGTTGCAGGACACCCCGAGAGCCGGTCGTAATGAAGGAGTTAAGTATACGATCGGATCCGGGCTTCGGTATATGACACCCGTGGGTCCGGTGGGGCTGCTTTACGGGTACCGGTTGAATCCTGAAACGGGTGAAGATTCGGGTCGTCTGCATTTTTCCATCGGGTACACGTTCTAG
- a CDS encoding translocation/assembly module TamB domain-containing protein, translating to MSIKKKIAIAGAGVLVCIAVLMAGIYGYSRTDHARNLVVDQINARIPGTISAGQIKVLAGGALIRLEDIRLRDSQGNLCLVFDSLGLSIRWRALFDKVLEVSHFQIDGLHLDLVADEAGGLNILDALVAGEDTPDAVPETKTSGAGLPLNVKIKNAQITRSAVSFSDPVNTVSAGSLHVTVKEVDLQQMSGEITVNVGDAVFSGAGKNLDIRTIDVFASVQEKKWVTFRMDLDSEMGGLAAAGSVDDLFHNPHMDLTLDITADLAAVSHISQEMPDLGGNIHLTVAGQGPVNDPAVQVRIKGQQLAMAPDMQDGSLDIAMNLANRVLHLEQGRVDLLGIQAAFSGSTDLSRVFPDGFLGPAHDFEQLNYALSFNQTEGDFQHLAPWVPGFSGKFSSRGRIQGQGISVDTLAAGYELTAVFKGLKQDQSEIDPLDLDIQVSGDMDSQLLTLDQLSVDTRPAQVQASGKYHLADQILDMSLTVSSDDLYAVTQTFGLSPAKGRVNAAVQATGPISGPDISVTLAGRELAAAGILVDLVDFKGNLDPKGRATLTDFTVRGPGLDLAVSGDADLFDTGFVLKKRIRVFLKTMGNILPKTVLARSDLDVDPQFLDTHVEFDLKSHVDYDMGTAVAIAEVKDITIPRQDLEAMIDLNNHRFSLFLENLADISGVLDMKKSAYTLDIDFNAGDFSPLLRAVGITNISGGVEGWVRSGGTLPRDVTAPLETPLAAAKGGITIKADISGMADQPDVNALISLTDLSWHPESPLPEISDLNGRLSFKDVHLDLLHTHAADSNDVSTAEAGGMIPVKSVQADLGLNRLDEKGLDLQLTLDQSILLDASFNPETSAFDVTATFSATPLDPFVNAAGIFGITGHVDGQIESRGRINMDLPPQITEQLKPAAGSLKLDADVAGSFHDPQINAGIVLDKLYYPVPEAGLTVSNLNGMVTLSNDQLKIEALSAELGQGTLDISGDLGLENFLPVTGQARVLAHHVGVSIEDTLDAAFNTDLTFSGSREKSRVTGSVQLIHGEFYKDFDFDLAEALESRKMGRAGPVDMPSKSGGPSFFEKTTLDIDVNYKDPFLLDNNLAFIMVAPDLKISGTVRQPVLTGRADIAEGTVVYHKRQFEIDKGIIDFVDPFRIDPKITLQASTAIRKWVIYMDVSGKMDNLRFKLYASPAETHEDILSLLIIGKTTRELGKGGGSYTGILADKASEMIGKEVSSSTPLDTFKLGYDESDGQGGNVSVTMGKKLSERLEVIYSMETEEQETVHTNSAEYKMLENVILRAFNDSQGDFGTEITLKLEFR from the coding sequence TTGAGTATTAAAAAAAAAATAGCAATTGCCGGGGCCGGCGTTCTGGTGTGCATAGCAGTTCTGATGGCCGGCATTTACGGATACAGCCGCACGGATCATGCCCGGAATCTGGTGGTGGATCAGATCAATGCCCGGATTCCCGGCACGATATCCGCCGGACAGATAAAGGTATTGGCCGGCGGCGCATTGATACGGCTGGAAGATATCCGGCTGAGAGATTCCCAGGGAAATCTGTGTCTGGTATTTGATTCACTGGGCCTTTCGATCCGCTGGCGCGCATTGTTTGACAAGGTGTTGGAGGTCAGCCATTTTCAGATTGATGGGCTTCACCTGGATCTGGTTGCAGATGAGGCCGGCGGGTTGAATATTCTGGATGCCCTTGTGGCCGGAGAAGACACCCCGGATGCGGTTCCGGAAACAAAGACGTCCGGGGCGGGCCTGCCGTTGAACGTGAAAATCAAAAATGCACAGATCACCCGCAGTGCCGTGTCATTCTCAGATCCTGTAAACACGGTTTCTGCTGGATCGTTGCATGTGACGGTAAAAGAGGTGGATTTACAACAGATGTCCGGGGAAATCACCGTCAATGTGGGAGATGCGGTTTTTTCCGGTGCCGGAAAAAACCTGGACATCAGAACGATTGACGTTTTTGCTTCCGTGCAGGAGAAAAAATGGGTCACATTCCGCATGGACCTGGATTCAGAAATGGGGGGTCTTGCGGCAGCCGGATCCGTGGATGATCTGTTTCACAATCCGCACATGGATCTGACACTGGATATCACCGCCGATCTGGCTGCGGTGTCTCACATATCACAAGAAATGCCCGATCTGGGCGGAAATATCCATTTGACAGTGGCCGGACAGGGACCTGTCAACGACCCGGCCGTTCAGGTTCGGATCAAAGGGCAGCAGCTCGCCATGGCGCCGGATATGCAGGATGGCAGCCTGGATATTGCCATGAATCTGGCCAACCGGGTGCTGCACCTTGAACAGGGGCGGGTCGACCTGCTGGGAATCCAGGCCGCCTTTTCCGGATCAACGGATCTGTCCCGGGTGTTCCCGGATGGATTTCTGGGTCCGGCCCATGATTTCGAGCAGCTCAATTATGCCTTGTCATTCAACCAGACAGAAGGGGATTTCCAGCACCTGGCCCCATGGGTTCCCGGGTTTTCTGGAAAATTTTCTTCCCGGGGCCGGATCCAGGGCCAGGGTATTTCTGTGGATACCCTGGCTGCCGGGTACGAGCTGACTGCCGTTTTCAAAGGATTGAAACAGGATCAGTCGGAAATCGATCCTCTGGATCTGGATATTCAGGTGTCCGGAGATATGGACAGCCAGTTGCTGACCCTGGATCAATTGTCTGTGGATACCCGGCCGGCCCAGGTGCAGGCATCCGGAAAATATCATCTGGCAGACCAGATATTGGACATGTCCCTTACCGTGTCTTCAGATGATCTGTATGCGGTCACCCAGACGTTTGGGCTGTCTCCGGCCAAAGGCCGGGTGAATGCGGCGGTTCAGGCGACCGGCCCCATAAGCGGGCCGGATATCAGCGTTACCCTGGCCGGCCGGGAGTTGGCAGCGGCCGGTATCCTTGTGGATTTGGTTGATTTCAAAGGGAACCTGGATCCAAAAGGCCGGGCAACTCTCACGGATTTCACGGTTCGGGGTCCGGGCCTGGATCTGGCTGTGTCAGGGGATGCAGATCTTTTTGATACCGGATTTGTACTTAAAAAAAGAATCCGGGTCTTCTTGAAAACCATGGGAAATATTCTGCCGAAAACCGTGCTGGCCCGGTCAGACCTGGATGTGGATCCGCAGTTTCTGGATACCCATGTGGAATTTGATCTGAAAAGCCATGTGGACTATGACATGGGAACCGCGGTCGCCATTGCTGAGGTCAAAGATATCACGATTCCGCGGCAGGACCTGGAAGCGATGATCGATCTGAATAATCATCGGTTTTCCCTGTTTCTGGAAAATCTGGCTGACATTTCCGGTGTGCTGGATATGAAAAAATCGGCATATACCTTGGATATTGATTTCAATGCCGGCGATTTCAGTCCGTTGCTGAGAGCTGTGGGCATCACTAATATCAGCGGCGGCGTGGAAGGCTGGGTCCGGTCCGGGGGCACCCTGCCCCGGGATGTGACCGCACCCCTTGAAACCCCTTTGGCAGCTGCCAAAGGGGGGATCACCATTAAAGCGGATATATCGGGTATGGCTGATCAGCCGGATGTCAATGCGCTCATAAGCCTGACAGACCTGTCCTGGCATCCGGAATCTCCGTTGCCGGAAATTTCAGACCTGAACGGACGGTTGTCTTTCAAGGATGTGCACCTGGATCTTTTGCATACCCATGCAGCAGATTCCAATGATGTGTCAACCGCAGAAGCCGGGGGGATGATTCCGGTCAAATCCGTTCAGGCGGATCTGGGATTGAACCGGTTGGATGAAAAAGGCCTGGATTTGCAGTTGACCCTGGACCAGAGCATTCTTCTGGATGCATCATTCAATCCGGAGACTTCGGCCTTTGATGTCACAGCGACATTTTCTGCCACACCGTTGGACCCGTTTGTCAATGCGGCGGGAATTTTCGGTATCACAGGACATGTTGACGGACAGATCGAATCCAGGGGGCGGATAAATATGGACCTGCCGCCGCAGATTACAGAACAACTGAAACCGGCCGCCGGTTCCCTGAAACTGGATGCCGATGTGGCCGGATCGTTTCATGATCCACAGATCAATGCCGGAATCGTTTTGGACAAGCTGTATTATCCGGTTCCGGAAGCCGGCCTGACGGTGTCAAACCTCAACGGAATGGTGACGTTGTCCAATGATCAATTAAAAATTGAGGCTCTGTCAGCGGAACTCGGCCAGGGAACCCTGGATATCTCCGGGGACCTGGGGCTGGAAAATTTTTTGCCCGTAACCGGCCAGGCCAGGGTCCTGGCTCACCATGTGGGGGTATCCATTGAAGATACTCTGGATGCGGCATTCAACACGGATCTGACGTTTTCCGGCTCCCGGGAGAAATCCCGGGTGACCGGTTCCGTGCAATTGATTCACGGCGAATTTTACAAAGATTTTGATTTTGATCTGGCCGAGGCCCTGGAAAGCCGGAAAATGGGCCGTGCCGGGCCGGTTGACATGCCCTCGAAATCCGGCGGGCCTTCTTTTTTTGAAAAAACGACCCTGGACATTGATGTGAATTATAAAGATCCTTTTTTACTGGATAACAATCTGGCCTTTATCATGGTGGCGCCGGATCTTAAAATTAGCGGTACCGTCCGTCAGCCCGTGCTCACGGGAAGGGCCGATATTGCGGAAGGGACCGTGGTCTATCATAAGCGTCAGTTCGAAATTGACAAAGGAATCATCGATTTTGTGGATCCATTCAGGATCGATCCGAAAATCACCCTTCAGGCCAGCACGGCCATTCGCAAATGGGTCATTTATATGGATGTCAGCGGGAAAATGGACAATCTCAGATTTAAATTATATGCCAGTCCTGCAGAAACCCATGAAGATATCCTGTCTTTGCTGATCATCGGCAAGACCACCCGGGAACTGGGCAAAGGCGGCGGATCCTATACCGGTATTCTGGCGGACAAGGCATCGGAAATGATCGGCAAGGAAGTGTCATCATCCACGCCCCTGGATACATTCAAGCTCGGGTACGATGAGTCGGACGGGCAGGGGGGCAATGTCAGTGTCACCATGGGCAAGAAATTGTCGGAACGGCTGGAGGTGATTTATTCCATGGAAACCGAAGAACAGGAAACCGTTCATACCAATTCAGCGGAATATAAAATGCTGGAAAACGTCATACTCAGGGCCTTTAACGATTCACAAGGGGATTTTGGAACCGAAATCACCCTGAAACTGGAGTTCAGATAG
- a CDS encoding VOC family protein codes for MKINKVDHICIAVKDLDQARRIWEPVLGKSGPDDAYIDEPEKIKVVRYWIGEVGFELMESLTPDGDVAKFIEKNGEGVMVVSLNVANTREAMAELEEKDYPFIGGARPFRDGEFAFIHPKKMNGVLLELIDDKGDDFRK; via the coding sequence TTGAAAATCAACAAGGTCGATCACATCTGCATTGCTGTCAAGGATCTGGATCAGGCCCGCAGGATATGGGAACCGGTCCTGGGAAAAAGCGGGCCCGATGATGCCTACATTGATGAACCGGAAAAAATCAAGGTGGTGCGGTACTGGATTGGTGAGGTGGGGTTTGAACTCATGGAATCTTTGACCCCGGACGGGGATGTGGCAAAATTCATCGAAAAAAACGGCGAAGGCGTGATGGTGGTCAGTTTGAATGTGGCCAACACCCGGGAGGCCATGGCCGAGCTGGAAGAAAAAGACTATCCATTCATTGGTGGGGCCAGGCCGTTTCGTGACGGCGAGTTTGCTTTTATCCATCCTAAAAAAATGAACGGGGTCCTGCTGGAACTTATTGATGATAAAGGGGATGATTTCAGAAAATAG
- the sixA gene encoding phosphohistidine phosphatase SixA, producing MAVYLVQHGKSLPKEKDPAKGLSDTGRQESMKIADVAKMYQVPVSKIVHSGKTRAEQTAGIFRDIFKKDAPLEQVDGIGPIDDVADLGNRIDPESNIMIVGHLPYMERLVSFLTTGNPDLQVIRFQNSGIVCLDRDENGWYIKWTLNPHIG from the coding sequence ATGGCGGTGTATCTGGTACAGCACGGAAAAAGTCTGCCAAAGGAAAAGGACCCGGCCAAAGGATTGTCTGACACGGGCCGGCAGGAATCCATGAAAATTGCCGACGTGGCAAAGATGTATCAGGTGCCGGTATCCAAAATCGTGCACAGCGGCAAAACCCGGGCTGAACAGACCGCAGGAATTTTCAGGGATATTTTCAAGAAGGATGCACCCCTGGAACAGGTGGACGGTATCGGTCCCATCGACGATGTCGCGGATCTGGGGAACCGGATCGATCCGGAATCCAATATCATGATCGTGGGGCACCTGCCTTATATGGAGCGGCTGGTCTCCTTTCTGACGACCGGGAACCCGGACCTGCAGGTGATCCGGTTCCAGAATTCCGGCATTGTGTGCCTGGACCGGGATGAGAATGGCTGGTACATCAAGTGGACCCTGAATCCGCACATCGGGTGA
- a CDS encoding SAM-dependent methyltransferase: MKLLIKKEFPRSSRYDTDWILDNQMGPNAVWLAEWLCKTLPLEPGMRVLDLGCGRAMTSIFLAKEFDVQVWATDLWITPDHNWQRAVRAGVADKVFPLRSEAHALPFPAEFFDAVVSIDAYQYFGTDVLYLGYLSRFLAPGGMLGVVMPALMQEMGNVIPEHLTRPQTNGKVFWEDGCRSFKTPGWWQELWEGDSSVTDVRMEILPDGWRHWRDFETALEMTGKSIFPSDAQALDLDQGRYIGFVRGTARRTRTESMNLYDPGIAARVGVDQ, from the coding sequence ATGAAACTGCTGATCAAAAAAGAGTTTCCCCGGTCCAGCCGGTACGACACGGACTGGATCCTGGACAACCAGATGGGACCCAACGCCGTATGGCTGGCGGAATGGCTGTGCAAGACCCTGCCACTGGAACCGGGCATGCGGGTTCTGGATCTGGGGTGCGGCCGGGCCATGACCAGTATTTTTCTGGCAAAGGAGTTTGACGTCCAGGTGTGGGCCACGGACCTGTGGATTACCCCGGACCACAACTGGCAGCGGGCTGTCCGGGCCGGGGTTGCCGACAAGGTGTTTCCCCTGCGGTCAGAGGCCCATGCACTGCCATTTCCGGCAGAATTTTTCGATGCCGTGGTGTCCATTGATGCGTACCAGTATTTTGGCACGGATGTGCTGTACCTGGGATACCTGAGCCGGTTTCTTGCACCCGGCGGGATGCTGGGGGTGGTGATGCCGGCACTGATGCAGGAGATGGGAAATGTCATACCCGAGCATCTGACACGGCCCCAGACCAACGGCAAGGTGTTCTGGGAAGATGGGTGCCGCAGCTTCAAAACACCTGGCTGGTGGCAGGAACTGTGGGAAGGTGACAGCAGCGTCACGGATGTCAGAATGGAGATTCTGCCGGATGGCTGGCGGCATTGGCGGGATTTTGAAACCGCCCTGGAGATGACCGGCAAAAGCATTTTCCCGTCTGATGCCCAGGCCCTGGATCTGGATCAGGGGCGGTATATCGGGTTTGTCCGGGGAACGGCCCGGCGGACCCGGACCGAATCCATGAACCTGTATGACCCCGGTATCGCGGCCCGGGTGGGAGTGGACCAGTAG
- a CDS encoding MBL fold metallo-hydrolase, with translation MKQIIENIWHVGDSGCSVYAVDTESDEGLVLIDAGMDLDLIKGIEISGLKFEDIRHCILTHCHIDHTAACAGLAKSLPGIRFYAHALDAAPIEEPGHDGRTAAGWYGITYEPVSLYQSFDADTVLTFGSMDFHCLHIPGHTPGSIAVVVKTAGQKVLFGQDLHGPFSDDFLSNLADYRRSMDRLLTLEADILCEGHYGIFQPKERVRQFIEEHRERHLR, from the coding sequence ATGAAACAGATCATTGAAAATATCTGGCATGTGGGCGACAGCGGCTGTTCAGTCTATGCGGTGGACACCGAAAGTGATGAGGGACTGGTGCTGATCGATGCCGGCATGGACCTGGACCTGATCAAAGGGATCGAGATCAGCGGCCTAAAGTTTGAAGATATCCGGCACTGTATCCTGACCCATTGCCACATCGATCATACGGCTGCCTGTGCCGGGCTGGCAAAGAGTTTGCCCGGAATCCGGTTCTATGCCCATGCGCTGGATGCAGCCCCCATTGAAGAACCCGGCCATGACGGGCGCACTGCGGCCGGCTGGTATGGGATCACCTATGAACCCGTGTCTTTGTATCAATCATTTGATGCGGATACGGTGCTGACTTTCGGAAGCATGGACTTTCACTGCCTGCACATCCCCGGGCATACCCCGGGGTCCATTGCCGTGGTGGTGAAAACGGCCGGCCAAAAAGTGTTGTTCGGCCAGGACCTGCACGGGCCTTTCAGTGACGATTTTCTGTCAAACCTGGCAGATTACCGCAGATCCATGGACCGGCTGTTGACACTGGAGGCGGATATCCTGTGTGAGGGACATTACGGCATTTTTCAGCCAAAGGAGCGGGTGCGGCAGTTTATCGAGGAACACCGGGAGAGGCACCTGCGTTGA